ACTATGTTCTGCAGCGATGATAAGCATCCGAACGATTTAGTCGTAGGGCATTTGAATCAGATTGCGGCGCGCTCAGTTGCAAAAGGTTATGACGTTATGAAGGTCCTTCAGTGCGCATGTGTAAATCCCGTGAAGCATTATAATCTGGAAGTGGGATTATTACAAGTTGGCGATTATGCTGACTTTGCCGTAGTAGAAGACTTAAAATCATTCAAAGTTGAACAGACTTATATTAATGGAAAACTTGTTGCTGATAAAGGAAAAACATTGATAGAACGCGTGCCTTCAACAATTGTAAATAATTTTAATACTGAGTATAAAAATCCCAATGACTTTCAGGTTAAAGCCGTGAAAGAGAATATAAGAGTTATAGAAGCGAATGAAGGACAGCTTATTACGAACGAACTTCACTATCCCATGAAATCAGAAGAAGGTTATTTAGTATCGGATGTTGAAAATGACGTGCTTAAGCTTGCAGTGGTTGAGAGGTATGGCAACACTCCGCCTGCAGTTGCATTCATTAAAAATTTCGGATTGAAGAAGGGAGCGATTGCATCGTGCGTTGCCCATGACTCGCATAATATAATTGCAGTCGGCGTTACGGATGAAGATATCTGCAATGCTGTGAACGGAATTATAAAACACAAAGGCGGTGTATCTGTTTCGCAGGGCGGAAGCACGGAAGTGCTCGGCCTGCCCGTTGCGGGAATAATGTCAAACGAAGACGGTTACACTGTTGCAGATAAATATACGGAGATTGATAAGCTCGCAAAGGAGCTTGGCACGCAGATGTATGCGCCATACATGACGCTTTCGTTCATGGCGCTGCTGGTGATTCCTGCATTGAAGCTCAGCGATAAAGGATTGTTTGACGGAAGCAAGTTTGAATTTACGCCGTTACAGTTTTGATAACCACCCCTAACCCCTCCTTGAAAAGCCGATCATTTATCAAAAGTCCCGCTTTAGCGGGAGAGGGGGACATTCTATAAAAAGTAGAGCTGCATTACATGCGGCTTTTTTATTCATAAAAAAATAATTCCATATACCTACTAATAGGGAAGATTCGTTTGAAAAGGAATTCATGATTCATTATTTTTGAAGTGTTTGAGTTGATGAACGTGGGCTCTCGAATAAAATTCATCTCAGACGAAAAATAAAAAACACCAGCATTGTAAAAACAATACTGATGGAGAGAAAATCCGTCAAAAACCCGTCATTTCAAAAAATTTTCTTTAACATCAATCTGAAGACGAGACAAAGATCCTTCAAAAAAGTTACTTTTTTATTACAGTCAAAATCTGAAATTAAAAAGAATCCGACTATTTCCCGACTTTGTAATAACGTTCCAAAGCTGGAGCATCGGAACGAGAGAATGAAAAAGCTCCGACTAACTTAATTCATCATTCATATTTCTGAATTCATAATTGATATCCATAAGCCCTTATGATAACTTTTGTTGTCCCGTTCCGTATCACTTTTTAACAGTAATTTTCAATCTTAAAAATTCACATGAAAAAAATTTTAATTATCGGCGGAACAGGATTCGTCGGCAGAATGGTCTCCGAACAGCTCTCACAGGATTCCAATTATGACTTAACTTTATTCAATCGCGGAAAAAGAAATCCCGACATCTTCCCGAATGTAAAACATATTCAGGGTGACAGGCTTACCGATGACATAAAAAAACTTGAAGGATTAAAATTCGATTGTGTAATAGATTTTGCAGGCATGTATCCTACAAATATAAATAACACTCTTGAAGTCCTAAAAGGAAACATCGGCAGATATATTTTTATTTCAACCTGTTCAGTTTATGATTTTGAAGCAGTTAACGGAATCATCAGTGAGGATTCGCAAGTTTACGGATGCACAGACGAGCAGCGTGACAGCAAGGACCTGCAATTCTACGGTCACAACAAAGCGGAGTGCGAGAGAGTTATTTTAAGCAAGGACTGGCTTGATGCAATTATTTTCCGTCCTGCGCTAATCTGCGGAAAGTATGACCCCACGGACAGATTTTACTGCTGGCTGTACAGAGCGAAGACACAGGATAAAATATTAATGCCGGAATCAGCAAGCTCACTTACCCAAAATACTTTTGCTCCTGACTTTGCCCACTTAATTATTAAGGCTATAGAGGCAGACGGTCATAGAAAAATTTATAATGCAGTTACACATGACCCTGTCAGTATTTTTGATGTTGTTAATACATGTTCGAAGTTAGTCGGCACGAATCCCGAGCTTGTAGTTAGGTCAGATAAATTTTTCGAAGAGAATAACCTACAGCCATGGATGGATATAGCAATGTGGCTTGGTAAAATGGATTTTGTATTCGATATGAAAAAAGCGCATGAGGATTTCAAGCCGCAGTTTCATTCGTTTGAAGAATCAGTGAAAGATACAATTCCTTTCTATGAAGAAAGAGGATGGCCTGTTCCTAAGTACGGACTGAGCATCGAGAAGGAAAAAGAGTTAATCGAAAAAGATTAATTTTTACCGGGAGGGAGACAGTGCTGAGGAAAAATATACTTTGTGTTTTCGTCTTTCATCCACTCAATTATTTTTATTATCCCAAAGTAGTTGAAAATAAAACCAAGCAACAAACCGATTATGTAATCAAACGGCGATGCTAAATTACTTTTAGATATGAAATAAAAGAAGTAACCTGCTCCGGGAAGAAATAACAAAATACTTGTTAGCATTCCCGGATTATAAATTGTTTTTGCTTTTATGTTGAACATTATTGTATGAGCAAAAAAATTACCGACTGAAATAAGCGTCACACCAATAGCAAACCAGATGTATTTTTCTCCAATGAAAATTGCTATAAAATAAACGGTCCATCCTAAGCACACGTTTACAATAAGAGCTGAATTTGTATTCAAAGGAAATCTATCTGGCATTCTGCTGCTGAATAATTTTTCATTTATCAATCCCGGAAAATAACCCGGATACCTGTACTCTTCAAACTGATGAAAGAAAAGTGATGCGAAATTGAACCACAGAATAAATTTCAGACTTCCAAAAAATTCCGGGTTTAGAATTAGATAAAACGCAGCAGAACAGCCGAAAATAAATCCGATATCGAACCAATGATTTCTGAGAAAATTCATTGAAGAAAATAGTTCTCTGTATTTGTATAATCAATAATTGTATTTTTCACTTTAGAAAAGAATCGGACTTTCCATACCTTTTTTACCCTTTTATTTATTATAGAAAATATTTAAAGTTGAATAATTCACCCTACTCAATTCGATTCACCAAGGTTTCTTTTTTCTAAACTCTAAACGGAGGTAAAAATGAAACGTCTTTCCTGCTTGGTACTTTTCTTACTTACGGCGTTTTCCATTTCCACAACATTTGCACAAACCCCGCAATATTATAATTATAATGTTACGGGTAATACGAACTCTTTTCCGTTTAATATACCCGGCGGTAAAGAGGTACAAGTATTATTTCTCCCCGGAGATTTTGCACAGCCTACTCCTGCACCGGCAGGAAACATAACTGCAGTTTCATTCAGACTTGCAGCGAATTTAGGTCCTTACACTTATACTAATTTTTACATAAAAATGGGTCAGACAAGTCTTACGACTTTTGATGCAGGTGTATGGTACTCCGGTCCGATGACACAGGTTTACCAGAGAGCATCTGTCAGTCTTGGCGGAAATGCTAACGAATGGATGACAATTAATTTAGATACGCCTTTTAATTATAATCCGGCGCAAAGTCTGGTTATTGAAGTAAATCAATGCGGTGCTGCCGGTGCTTCCGGATTCAGTACAGGTACAACAACCCTTACAGGATTCAGAAGAAACACTTCATTAACTACAAGTTCATGTCCTTTTGTATGGGGACAGCAAAGCGGTACGATGCCACATATGGGAGTAAATATTTCTTCAGGTCCGGTAATTTGTACTAAATATGCAAACACATTTTGCCCTTTAGCAACTTATCCTGTACTTCCTGCAATAACATATTTTAACTGCGCAGCCTGGATTGGTGATACATTATATGTTCAGGCACCAACAACAGCCGGGGCAGCTGCTACAACAATTTACAGATATACAGTAGGCGGCACATGGACAACAGGTGTTCCTTGCCCCGTTGGAGTAACTGCTGCATCAATGAACTCAGTCGGCGGAAAATTGTATCTCATCGGGGGAGGAACTACATCGGCAACTACGGGATCAAACAATGTTCAGCGATATGATCCTGCAACAGGAACATGGACTGCTATGGCACCATTGCCTGCTGCCTTATCGGCACACGGTTCTGTAGTTTGGGGCGATAGCGTAATATATGTTGTCGGTGGTCCTTATACAGGCGCGGCAACAAATCTTGATGTTCATTATTACAGAGTAGCTGCAAATACATGGGGTACAATCAGCGCATCTTTACCTTCCGGACAAGGAAGAAGAACTTTTGCCTTAAGTCTTGCTGCCGGAAATAAAATTGTAATGACATGCGGATTTAATACTGTTTATTTAAAATCTACTTATATCGGAACTATCGGTTCTAATGCCACTCAGCTGACATGGGCAGCGGGTCCTGACTTCCCTGTTGCACTAAGCAGACCATCAGGTTTTGCCTATGGAAACTACTCATTCTTATTGGGCGGTGATACAAATACTACAGCTGTTAAAAATGATAAGTTGTGGAGTTATAATGCTACAGGTGGTGCGTGGACACAAATGATAACTGCTAATCCTAGTCCTGTCTCTAATATCATGAATGGAGTAACTATAAAATGTGTTAACGATACTGTAAAGGTGTTTCAACCCGCAGGATATAATGCGGCATCTCTTGGTACAAATAATCTGATTATTACAGGCTGCGGTACAGTAACAGGGGTAGGTAATTCAAGTACAATCCCAAAGGAATATTCATTATCACAAAATTATCCTAACCCATTCAATCCAACAACAAAGATTGAATTCTCATTGCCAAAGGGCGAGTTTGTTGAGATGAGATTATATGATATACTTGGCAAGGAGGTTGCTATACTGGCACAAGGTGCGTTTGAACCAGGAAAGCATACTTTAGATCTGAACTTGTCTTATTTATCCAGCGGTACTTATTTCTATAGAATAACTGCAGGACAATTTACCGATACAAAGAAATTAATGCTTACTAAGTAATAAAATCTAATTTTTATCTATTGAGTTAATAAGGGGAACGAATAGTTCCCCTTTATATTTCTCTGAAAATTTTGTTAAAAATTGTTTATAATTCGTAAAACAAGTAAATCAGTTCTAATCCCTTATTCTCAAAACTATAATAAAAAACACTATGAGAAAAAAAATCACAATGTTGTTATTTGTAGTATTTATTGTCTTACCATTTTTATCTGTTAATGCGGATACAAAAAAAGGAATGCAGAATAGTCCTGTCTCGGATAGCTCTGCAACTCCTGATGCATACGGCTATAAATGGAAAGATAATACAGATGCAGGCGGACCTGCATATACTTTCAGAGATACTACATCTGGCCCAAGCGCAAACTGGACAAGAGTCACAGGACTTAGTGACGATAATAACGTGGGACCGTTTCAGTTAGGTTTTAATTTCAGATACTATTATTACAATGTATCCAGATTAAGAATCGGTTCGAACGGATATTTATTACTTGAATCCGGTTCAGATGTAAATACAAGTCCGCTAAATTCCGGTTTTCCTACAATTCCATTACCAACTGTACCTAATAATTATATAGCAGTATATGGAGCAGATTTAATTTTTGGTGTTGCAGCACAGCCCGGAAAATGCTACATCTATAGAAATAATGTCGACAGCGTTATAGTCACATGGTATGACGTTCCTTTATGGCAGCAGGCAGCCCCCGGATATAACGGAAGCCATACATTCCAGATTGTAATGACAAAGTCAGACTCTTCCATTACAATGCTTTATAAAAACATAGCAGGTACATTACAGCCGCCATCAAGCAATAATGCGCTTGTAATAGGTATTGAGAACATCACGGGTAATATCGGACTTCAAAGATATGCAGGCGTGGGACCAACACCTATTACCAATAGCATGGCTATAAAATACTATTATCCTCGTACAACAACTTATACAGTTAAAGATGCTGCAACATCATGGGTAGATAATGTTACAACGGGAGGTATATTTAAGAGGACAAATGATACTGTTACCGTAAATACAAGAATTGCAAATA
The genomic region above belongs to Bacteroidota bacterium and contains:
- a CDS encoding HXXEE domain-containing protein; protein product: MNFLRNHWFDIGFIFGCSAAFYLILNPEFFGSLKFILWFNFASLFFHQFEEYRYPGYFPGLINEKLFSSRMPDRFPLNTNSALIVNVCLGWTVYFIAIFIGEKYIWFAIGVTLISVGNFFAHTIMFNIKAKTIYNPGMLTSILLFLPGAGYFFYFISKSNLASPFDYIIGLLLGFIFNYFGIIKIIEWMKDENTKYIFPQHCLPPGKN
- a CDS encoding T9SS type A sorting domain-containing protein, whose protein sequence is MKRLSCLVLFLLTAFSISTTFAQTPQYYNYNVTGNTNSFPFNIPGGKEVQVLFLPGDFAQPTPAPAGNITAVSFRLAANLGPYTYTNFYIKMGQTSLTTFDAGVWYSGPMTQVYQRASVSLGGNANEWMTINLDTPFNYNPAQSLVIEVNQCGAAGASGFSTGTTTLTGFRRNTSLTTSSCPFVWGQQSGTMPHMGVNISSGPVICTKYANTFCPLATYPVLPAITYFNCAAWIGDTLYVQAPTTAGAAATTIYRYTVGGTWTTGVPCPVGVTAASMNSVGGKLYLIGGGTTSATTGSNNVQRYDPATGTWTAMAPLPAALSAHGSVVWGDSVIYVVGGPYTGAATNLDVHYYRVAANTWGTISASLPSGQGRRTFALSLAAGNKIVMTCGFNTVYLKSTYIGTIGSNATQLTWAAGPDFPVALSRPSGFAYGNYSFLLGGDTNTTAVKNDKLWSYNATGGAWTQMITANPSPVSNIMNGVTIKCVNDTVKVFQPAGYNAASLGTNNLIITGCGTVTGVGNSSTIPKEYSLSQNYPNPFNPTTKIEFSLPKGEFVEMRLYDILGKEVAILAQGAFEPGKHTLDLNLSYLSSGTYFYRITAGQFTDTKKLMLTK
- the ade gene encoding adenine deaminase, with the protein product MNKFSVSGNIVDVVNNKIFPGTINVSGEKIESITETPNEKYNNYIIPGFVDAHVHVESSMLIPSEFARLAVVQGTVATVSDPHEIGNVLGIDGVRYMIANGKLVPFKFYFGASPCVPATTFETAGAHITPNDIRKLFAEDKLVYLSEMMNFPGVLYGDKEVMEKIAIAKEFGKPIDGHAPGLRGEDAKKYIEAGISTDHECFTIEEAHDKLKYGMKILIREGSAAKNYDALHTLIDTHTDKTMFCSDDKHPNDLVVGHLNQIAARSVAKGYDVMKVLQCACVNPVKHYNLEVGLLQVGDYADFAVVEDLKSFKVEQTYINGKLVADKGKTLIERVPSTIVNNFNTEYKNPNDFQVKAVKENIRVIEANEGQLITNELHYPMKSEEGYLVSDVENDVLKLAVVERYGNTPPAVAFIKNFGLKKGAIASCVAHDSHNIIAVGVTDEDICNAVNGIIKHKGGVSVSQGGSTEVLGLPVAGIMSNEDGYTVADKYTEIDKLAKELGTQMYAPYMTLSFMALLVIPALKLSDKGLFDGSKFEFTPLQF
- a CDS encoding NAD-dependent epimerase/dehydratase family protein, which produces MKKILIIGGTGFVGRMVSEQLSQDSNYDLTLFNRGKRNPDIFPNVKHIQGDRLTDDIKKLEGLKFDCVIDFAGMYPTNINNTLEVLKGNIGRYIFISTCSVYDFEAVNGIISEDSQVYGCTDEQRDSKDLQFYGHNKAECERVILSKDWLDAIIFRPALICGKYDPTDRFYCWLYRAKTQDKILMPESASSLTQNTFAPDFAHLIIKAIEADGHRKIYNAVTHDPVSIFDVVNTCSKLVGTNPELVVRSDKFFEENNLQPWMDIAMWLGKMDFVFDMKKAHEDFKPQFHSFEESVKDTIPFYEERGWPVPKYGLSIEKEKELIEKD